A genome region from Kaistia algarum includes the following:
- a CDS encoding amidohydrolase/deacetylase family metallohydrolase, translated as MTYDLVLTNGRVLDPSQGLDRVVDIAFSGRHVAAIGENLAPSAKSVRDVSGKIVTPGLIDLHTHVYWGGTSLGVDPEDYARQTAVTTCVDTGSAGPGNFPGFRKHVIEPCGIRILVYLHVSFAGIYAFSPRIMIGEGHDQRLLAARDAAEVADANRDVIIGIKVRIGRNASGPAGIAPLDVALDVGEATGLPVMVHIDEPPPSYGEVIDRLRPGDVLTHAFRGFPNAPVLADGTIRPQVIAARERGVLFDIGHGMGSFSWKSARAMLAKGFAPDTISSDVHAMSIHGPAFDQVTTLSKFLALGMPLGDVIAASTVKAAEALQRPELGTLKVGAVGDASVLSLRDGAFPLEDSQGEVVTAPQRIVAEGMVVGGAWWHSAQD; from the coding sequence ATGACATACGATCTCGTTCTGACGAACGGCCGCGTCCTGGATCCATCCCAGGGCCTCGACCGCGTCGTCGATATCGCCTTTTCGGGCCGCCACGTGGCGGCCATTGGCGAAAATCTCGCGCCCTCCGCAAAAAGCGTCCGCGACGTCTCCGGCAAGATCGTCACGCCGGGCCTGATCGACCTGCACACCCATGTCTATTGGGGCGGCACGTCGCTGGGCGTGGACCCGGAGGACTATGCCCGCCAGACCGCGGTCACGACCTGCGTCGACACCGGCTCGGCCGGCCCGGGCAATTTCCCCGGCTTTCGCAAGCATGTGATCGAACCGTGCGGCATACGGATCCTCGTCTATCTTCATGTCTCCTTTGCCGGCATCTATGCGTTCTCGCCGCGGATCATGATCGGCGAGGGCCACGACCAGCGCCTGCTCGCCGCCCGTGACGCCGCCGAGGTCGCCGATGCCAACCGCGATGTCATCATCGGCATCAAGGTTCGCATCGGACGCAACGCCAGCGGGCCGGCCGGGATCGCGCCGCTCGACGTAGCGCTCGACGTTGGCGAGGCGACCGGCCTTCCGGTCATGGTGCATATCGACGAGCCGCCGCCCTCCTACGGCGAGGTTATCGATCGGCTTCGTCCCGGCGACGTGCTGACGCATGCTTTCCGCGGCTTCCCGAATGCGCCGGTCCTCGCCGATGGCACGATCCGTCCGCAGGTCATCGCGGCGCGCGAGCGCGGCGTGCTGTTCGATATCGGCCATGGCATGGGTTCGTTTAGCTGGAAGTCGGCGCGAGCAATGCTCGCCAAGGGCTTCGCCCCCGACACGATCTCCTCGGACGTCCACGCCATGAGCATCCATGGCCCGGCCTTCGACCAGGTCACGACGCTCTCCAAGTTCCTGGCGCTCGGCATGCCGCTCGGCGATGTCATCGCCGCCTCGACGGTGAAAGCCGCGGAGGCGTTGCAGCGGCCGGAGCTCGGCACGCTGAAGGTCGGCGCTGTCGGTGATGCGAGCGTGCTGTCGCTGCGCGACGGCGCTTTCCCGCTTGAGGATTCGCAAGGTGAGGTCGTCACAGCTCCGCAGCGCATCGTTGCCGAGGGGATGGTTGTCGGCGGCGCCTGGTGGCATTCTGCTCAGGATTGA